In Brachybacterium fresconis, the genomic stretch AGCTCGCTGGAACGTGAGCAGCGGGAGACTCTCCGGGACCTCCTCGGGAACCGGTTCGGGCTGAGGCCGATCGTGTGGGTCGGGATCCTCCTGGCCGCGCTTCAGCAGCTGCTGGGCATCAACGTGATCTTCTACTATTCCACGACGCTGTGGCAGTCGGTCGGATTCGACGAGTCCCAGGCGTTCTTGACCAGCACGATCACGTCGGTGATCAATATTCTCGCCACCATCGTGGCCATCGTGCTGGTGGACCGGGTGGGGCGCCGACCCATGCTCCTGATCGGCTCGGGAGGTACCACGATCTCCCTGGCGGCGATGGCATTCGCCTTCTCCTTCGCCGAGGGCTCGGGAGAGGCCGTCTCGCTCCCGGATCCTTGGTCCACGGTCGCCCTGATCGGCGCGAACGCGTTCGTGGTGTTCTTCGCGACCACCTGGGGGCCGATCATGTGGGTGATGCTCGGCGAGATGTTCCCCAACCGCATCCGTGCATCGGCGCTGGCGGTCGCCGGCGCCACCCAGTGGCTCGCGAACTTCCTGGTCTCCACGACCTTCCCCGCCATGTCCCAGATCGGGCTCACCTTCTCCTATTCGATCTACGCCGTCTTCGCGGCGATCTCGTTCGTCTTCGTGGTGCGCCTGCTGCCGGAGACGAAGGGGATCGAGCTCGAGGACATGGACGATCTGGATGTCCGGGGCAGCAGAAGGGCGGGCCCCGGCTCCTGAATACCGGTGGCCCGCCCCTCGTGCGGCTGTCGCCGTCGTCGGCAGGGCCGAGCGCTCAGGCCTCCAGCAGGCTGCGGGCCGCGCCCGCGATGTGCGCGGCGTCGATCCCGGCCCAGTCCAGCAGCTCGGCGGGCGTTCCCGAGCCGGGCACGCCGTCCACGGCGAGGTGCTCGAGGTGGAGGTCCTGGATGCTCTCCTGGGCGAGACCGGCGAGCACCGCGGCACCGAGTCCGCCCTCGGCGTGGTGGTCCTCGGCGACGACCACCCGTCCACCGGTCGCCTCGACGGCGGCGCGGATGCCGTCGACGTCGATCGGCTTGACCGAGTAGGCGTCGATCACGCGGGCGCGGATGCCCTGCTCGGCGAGCGTCGCCGCGGCGGAGAGCGCCTGGTGCAGCGTGACGCCGGCGCCGATCAGGGTGACGTCATCGGACTCCGAGCTGACCAGCGTCTTGGAACCGCCGACAGGGAACTCCTCCCCCGCCTCGTACAGCACCGGGTAGCCGCCGCGCGTGGTGCGCAGGTAGCTGACCCCGGAGGTCGCGGCCATCTGCTCGACGAGCTTCGCCGTCGACGTCGCGTCGGAGGGGTACAGCACCGTCGAGCCCTGGAGGGCCGCGAACAGGGCGAGGTCCTCCAGGCCCATCTGGGAGGGGCCGTCGGCGCCGATCTCGACGCCGGCATGGGAGCCCACCATCCGCAGGTCCACCCGGGAGACGGGCGCCATCCGCAGGAAGTCCGCGGCGCGGGTGAGGAAGGCCGCGAAGGTGGAGGCGAAGGCGATGTGGCCGCGCACGGACAGCCCGGTGGCGGCCGCCACCAGCTGCTGCTCGGCGATGAACATCTCGAAGTACCGCTCGGGGAACTCCTCCACGAAGTCGCCGGTGCCGGTGGAGTTGGAGACCTCGCCGTCCAGGGCGACCACGCGGGGATCGGCGTGGCCCAGAGCGACCAGGGCCTTGCCGTAAGCCTTGCGGGTGGCGAGCTCCTCACCCTTGTCAAAAGTGGGCAGCTCGACCGGGCGGACCGCGGGCTCGGACCGGGTGACCTCGGGGGGCCGGGGGCCGCGCACCAGCAGGTCGCGCTCGCCGCCGAGCTCCTCGATCGCCGCCTTCTCCTCGTCCTCGGGAATCGGCTTGCCGTGCTTGTTCTCCTGGTCCTCGACCCCGGAGTAGCCCTTGCCCTTCACGGTGCGGGCGAGGATCACGATCGGGCGATCGCCGGGTGCATCGGCCTGGGCGAGGGCATCGTCGATCTGCTGGATGTCGTGGCCGTCGATGATCACGGCGCGGGCCCCGAAGGCCTCCACCCGGGCGGCGTAGGCGTCGAGGTCCCAGCCGAGCTCGGTGGGCCCGCGCTGGCCGAGACGGTTGACGTCGACGATGGTGACGAGGTTGGTGAGGGAGTAGTGGGAGGCCTTGTCCAGCGCCTCCCAGATGGACCCCTCGGCCATCTCGCTGTCCCCGCACAGGACCCACACGCGGTAGGGGGCCTGCTCGAGGTGCTTGCCGGACAGGGCGACGCCGACGCCGTCGGGCAGACCCTGGCCGAGGGAGCCGGTGGCGACGTCGACCCAGGGCAGCACCGGGGTGGGGTGACCCTCCAGGCGCTGGTCGAAACGGCGATAACCGGTCATCAGCTCCTCGTCGGAGACGACGCCGACCGCCTTGTACACGGCGTACAGCAGCGGCGAGGCGTGGCCCTTGGAGAAGATGAGGTGGTCGTTGCCGTCGGCCGCGGGGTCGTCCCAGTCGTAGCGCAGGTGGCGGGAGACCAGGGTGGCCAGCAGGTCGGCGGCCGACATGCTGGAGGTGGGGTGCCCGGACCCGGCGGAGGTGGAGGCGCGGACGGAGTCGACGCGCAGCTGCGCGGCGAGCTCGGGGATCTGTGAGAGGTCGAGCCCCTCGTGCATGGTGGACATGGACTGCTCCTTCCCGGATCCCGGTGGCGCAGGGGCGCGTCGGCGGATCCGTGGCTCGTCGTCCGGTGTTGCCCCCACCCTAGGAAGGTCCGGGGCGGCGTGCCAAGGACCGGGAGCGACCGAGCGGTCCCGTCTCAGTCCCCGAGACCGCCGAGGTCGTGGGCCCGCACCGTCACCGCGTGATCGCATCCGGCGGCCGTGCCGCCGGCGCGGAGGATCTCGGGGATGAACTCCTCGGGCGCGGGGTGGTCGGTGACGTGCTGGAGGTAGGCCTCGTGGGCGCTCAGGGAGGCGACCGCGGCCTGCACGTGCCCGGCGGAGACCGCCTTGGCGTGGGTCGGCTCGGGGTGGCCGAGGACCAGCAGGGCCCGTGCGGACCAGGGCTCGAGCCCCTCCTGCTCGCGCAGCTCGCGGAACACCCAGGGGTTGGCGGCGTCACGGGTGCCGTCCGCCGCGCTGATCCCGGCGGCCCGGTGGTCGGCCTGGTTGAGCGAGCCGTAGGCCTCCAGGTCGAAGTTGGCCGTCAGCACGAGGTCAGGGCGCACCTGGCGGACCGCCCGGGCGATGTCCCGGCGCAGGGCGAGGGTCGCCTCCAGCATGCCGTCGGGGTGCTCGAGGATCCGCAGGTCCCTCACGCCGACGATCTCGCAGGCGCGGTGCTGCTCCCGGGCGCGCAGCGGGGCGACGATCGCGGGGTCCTCGGCCATCCCGGCCTCGCCGCGGGTCAGCAGCAGATAGGTCACCTCGACCCCGGCCTCGGTCCAGGCGCGCACGGCGGCGGAGGCGCCGTACTCCATGTCGTCGGGGTGGGCGACGACGCACAGCACCCGTTCGATGCCCTCCTCGGGCAGGGCGGGCAGGACAGTGGGGGCGGCGGGCTCCGACGCAGCGGACGAGCCGGACGAGCCGGACTCAGCGGATGCGGAACTCATGGGACTCCTCACGGTGGGCCGAACTCCAGCCTACGCGGGAACGCTCTCCCGCTCGAAGGTCCTCAGCAGCGCGGTCACGGCGGCGCGCCCGGCGCGGTTGGCGCCGATGGTCGAGGCGCTGGGGCCGTAGCCGAGCAGATGGATGCGCGGGTCCTCCTCTGCTGCGGTGCCGTCCAGGGCGATCCCGCCCAACTCTCCGCGCAGGCCGAGCGTCCGCAGGTGGCGCAGCTCGTGGCGGAAGCCGGTGGCCCACAGGATCGCATCCAGCTCGGTGACGGTGCCGTCGGCCTCCACCACCCCGGCCTCCGTGATCCGCTCGAACATCGGACGCCGCCGGAGGATCCCGCGGCGCTCGGCCTCCCGCAGCGCCGGCGTCCATCGCAGGCCCGTGTTCGAGACGACGGAGCCGACGGGAAGGCCCTGGCGGACCTGGTCGATCACTCCGGCGATGACCTGCCGACCGGCCTCCTCGGTGAATTCGCCCTCCTCGAAGACCGGCTCGCGCCGGGTGTACCAGAAGGTCTCGCCGACCGCGGCGATCTCCTGGAGGAAGCCCAGAGCGCTGATGCCGCCGCCGACGACGGCGACCCGCTGCCCGGCGAAGTCCTCGGCGCGGACGTACTCGACGGTGTGCAGCTGCCGGCCGCGGAAGGAGGCGGCTCCCGGGAGGGCGGGGACGAAGGGTCGGGTCCAGGTGCCGGTGGCGCTGAGCACGGCGCGGGTGCGGATCGGGGCGCGCCGGGCGCCGTCCGGGCCGACGGAGTGGACCAGCAGCGGGGTCGGTGAAGGGTCCACGGCCGGGTCCGCGGGCAGCTCGGCGGCACCGACCGCGGCCGGATCATCCTCGACCAGCGTCACCCGCACCGGGCGCTCGACGGGGATCTCGAAGCGCTCCTCGAAGTCCGCGAAGTAGGCGGGGACGGCGCGGTTCGCCGGCGCGGCGGCGTCGGCGTCCACCTCGGGCATGCCGGGCAGCTCCCGGATCCCGTTGACCGTCGCCATGGTGAGGCTGTCCCAGCGGTGGCGCCAGGCGCCGCCGGGCCCGCCCTCCGCGTCCAGGATCACGAACTCCAGGCCGCGCCGGCGCAGGTGGTAGGCGGCAGACAGTCCCGCCTGGCCGGCGCCGATCACCACCACGTCGGTGGTGCGCACAGAGGTCTCCATACCCGGGGAACCAGCCCGGCGGCGGGAATGTTCCGCGGCGGGACCGGGATCACCCCCGAACGGCGACGACGGGGTCGGCGCCGGCGAGCGGCCCCGTCACGGCCCGTGCGGCGGCGAGTCCCCGCTCGAGGTCGGCCGAGAGGTCCTCGAGGTCCTCGAGTCCGATGCTCAGCCGGACGGTGCCGGGGCCGACGCCGCAGGCGCGGCGCTGGGTCTCGCTGAGGTGGCAGTGGGTGGTGGTGGCGGGGTGGCAGACGAGCGAGCGGGCGTCACCGATGTTCACCGCGAGGGTGAACAGCTCCAGCGCGTCGCAGAAGGCCGCGGCGGCCTCCTCCGACCCGGCCAGATCGATGGAGAACACTCCGCCGGTGCCGCGGGGGAAGTCCCGCTCGGCGAGGTGGGCGTCGGGCCGCCCCGGGATGGTGGGGTGGTCGACGCGGACCACGCCCTCGCTGCCGTGCAGGCGGCCGGCGAGGGCGGCGGCGTCGGCACTGATCTTGCGCATCCGCAGGTCGAGGGTCTCGATGCCCACCAGGATCTGCTGGGCGCTGGCGGCGGGCAGAGCGGCACCGAAGTCGGTGACGTACTTGGAGCGGGCGTAGGCCAGCAGGCCGGAGCCGCCGCGGTCGTATTCATCGGCGAAGGTGACGCCGAAACGGGCGTTGGGGGTGGTCAGGCGCGGCCAGCGGTCCGGACATCGCCGGGGGTCGAAGGAGCCGGTGTCGACGATGACGCCGCCGAGGGTGGTGCCGTGGCCGCACAGGTGCTTGGTGGCGGAGTGGACGACCACGTCGGCCCCGTGCTCGCCGGGCCGGTGCAGGGCGGGGCCGGCGAGGGTGGCATCGACGACGACGGGGACGTCGCGGGCATGGGCGAGGGCGCTGATCGCCGGGAGGTCCACCAGCTGCGCGCCGGGGTTCGCGATCGACTCCACGAGCACGGCGCGGGTGGCGGGGGTGATCGCCCGCTCCCAGGCGCCGAGGTCCCAGGGGTCGACGACCGTGCAGGTCACTCCGAGATCGGCGAGGGTGTCGCCGAGGAACTCGGTGGTGCCGCCGTACAGCAGCTGCGAGGCGACGACGTGGCTTCCCGGGGCGAGCAGCGCGCACAGGGCGATGGTGGTGGCGGCCTGGCCGCTGGCCACGGCGATCGCCCCGGTCCCGCCCTCCAGGGCGGCCATCCGCTGTTCGAGCACGGCGGTGGTGGGGTTGCCCGAGCGCGAATAGGCGTAGCCCGAGCTGCGCCGGGCGAAGAGGTCCTTGAGCGAGGCGTGGTCCTCATGGGCGTAGGCGGTGGAGGCGTAGACGGGCGGCGTCAGCGCGCCATGCATGTCGTCCGCTCTCCAGCCGGCGTGGATCGCTGCAGTGCTCACGTGGCCTCCCGGGGCAGATGTCGAGGATGCGGGCAACGGCCCCAGCATGGGTCGCGCTCCGGGGAGGGGGCGAGGTCTGTGACGAACTGTGGCTAGGCGGCCGGCGTCCCGTCGGCCGCCCAGATGCCGGAGGTCCCGCGGCGGTGGGAGCCGACGAGATGGGTGTCGACCAGGCCGAGCGCCTCCATCAGCGCGAACATCGTCGTCGGCCCGACGAACCGGAAGCCGTGGCGCTTCAGCTCCTTCGCCAGGGCACGGGACTCCGTGCTGGTGGTGGGCACCTCACCGGCCGCGGCGGGGACCGGGGTGCGCTGGGGGCGGTAGGACCAGACCAGCTGCCCGAGATCGCTGCCAGGGCCGAGATCGCCGCGGGCCCCGAGACCGGTCGCAGTGCGCAGGGCGATGGTGGCGCGGGCGTTGGCGATGGTCGCCTCGATCTTGCCGCGGTGGCGGATGATCCCGGTGTCGGCCAGCAGAGCCTCGACATCGGCGGCGTCGTAAGCGGCCACGGCGTCCACGTCGAAGCCGGCGAAGGCGCGGCGGAACCCTTCCCGGCGGCGAAGGATCGTCGCCCAGGAGAGCCCGGACTGGAAGCCTTCCAGAGCGAGGCGCTCGAACACCCCGTGCTCGTCGCGGACGGGCAGGCCCCATTCGGTGTCGTAGTAGCTGCGCAGGTCCTCGTGGACGGCGGCCCACCGCGGGCGGGCCAGGCCGTCCGGACCGACCACAAGATCGGAGTCATCCCCGTTCTCAGTCATCGATCTTCCCGATGGGCTCGCGCTTCTCCGCCTGGAACTGGTCCTCGATGCGGCCCAGCGCCCAGTAGGCGGAGATCGAGATCTGGTCGCGCGCGATGCCGGCGTCCGTGACCAGGACGCGGCGCAGCTGCTTGGTCAGCGCCCGCTCGGCATGGCAGAACACCTGCAGGCCCGCGGTGGCCGAGAGGTCCAGCGCCGACACGGCCTCCAGCAGCCGCTCGCGCTGCCCGATCACCCAGCGCAGCTCGACGCCGGCGGGGTGAGGGAGCTCGAGCAGATCCTCCTCCTCGTCGAGCTGGAGGAGCACCAGGCCGGTGGCCGCCGGATCCATCGATTCCAGCGAGGCGGCGATCGCCGGCAGGGCGGCGTGGTCGCCGATCAGCAGATGCGAGGAGGCGGACTCCTCCGGCGTGTAGCCGCCGCCGGCGCCCATCAGGGCGATGCGGTCGCCCGGCTGCGCCTCGTCGGCCCACCGGGCGGCCGTGCCGCTGTCGGCCCCGTGACCGTGCAGCACGACGTCGAGGTCCAGGCTCTGGGCCTCGTCGTCCCAATGGCGCACGGTGTAGGTGCGCCGCGCGGGCAGCAGCTCGGGGCTGTCCTCGCGCAGGGCGTCGAGGTCGAACGGGGGCTGCAGGCCGGAGGCCGGCTCGGGGATCAGCAGCTTGACGTAGGCGTCCGCATGGGTGTTGCGGTTCAGGTGCGCGTACTGCTCGCCGCCGACGGTCACGCGCAGCAGTCGCGGGGAGAGGCGGGTCTTGCCGCGGACCTCGAGCACGGCCTGCTTCCGCGGCTTCTTCGGCCCGCGCTGCGTCGTGGCGGCGGGAGGCGTCGGCGTGGACTGGGCAGTGGTGGTCTCCATCCCCTCAGATTACGCGACACCCGAGTTTCGTAAATGTCTCGACCGCCCATCGGACAGGCATCGGCCGTCTAGGCTGGGACGATGAGCGCGCATCCGTCCCCGGCCCTCGATGCTGTCGTCGTCGGCTCCGGTCCCAATGGTCTCGCCGCGGCGGTGACCCTGGCCCGGGCCGGTCTGCGCATCCAGGTGCTCGAGAGCCAGGACACGATCGGCGGCGGAGCCCGGACCCTGGACCTCGGCCTGGCCGACGGGATCGTCCACGACCTGTGCTCCGCCGTGCATCCGCTGGCGCTGGCCAGCCCGTTCTTCGAAGCTTTCGACCTGGGAGCCCGCGGGGTGGACCTGATCGCCCCCGAGGCCTCCTACGCGCAGCCGCTGGACGACGAGCCCGCGGCGATCGCCTGGCACGACGCGGACCGCACCGCCGAGGGGCTCGGCGCCGACGGCCCGACCTGGCGCGCGACGCTCGGCACCCTGGCGCGCCACCAGGACCTGGTGGCAGAGCTCGCCCTCGGCGACAAGCGCTCGATCCCGCGTGCGCTCCTGACCACGCCGCACACGCTCGCGATCGCCCCGCTCTTCGGCGCCCTGGTCGGCCTGCAGGGCTCCCCGGCCTGGGACCTGCCGCTGCGGACCGAGCGGGCCCGTGCCCTGCTCGGCGGGGTCGCGGCCCATGCGATCGGCCGGATCCCCTCGCTGGGACTGGCCGCCACCTCCGCGCTGCTGGGCACGATCGCGCACGGGGCCGGCTGGCCGATCCCCGTCGGCGGCTCGCAGTCGATCATCGACGCGCTGACCGCGGACCTCCGGGCGCACGGCGGTGAGATCGTCACCGGTCACCGGGTGCGCACCTGGCGGGACGTGCCGCCCGCCCGTGCCGTGCTGCTGGACACCACCGCCGGGGCCGCCGCGGACATCCTCGCCAACCGACTCCCCCGCTCCCTCGAGTCCGCGCTGCGCGGCTTCGGCCACGGCGACGCCGCCGCGAAGGTCGACTTCGTCCTCTCCGGCCCGGTGCCCTGGCGGGACGCCGAGGTGGGACGGGCCGGGACCCAGCACCTGGGCGGCACCCGCGCCCAGATGGCCGCGGCGGAGGCCGAGGTCGCGGCGGGCCGCCTGCCTGATCATCCGGTGACACTGGTCAGCGACCCGTCGGTCGCCGACCCCTCCCGCCGCGGAGGCGAGCTGCGCCCGCTGTGGAGCTACGCCCACGTTCCCGCCGGAGACCCGAGCGATCCCACCGAGCTGGTCACGCGGCAGATCGAGCGCTTCGCCCCGGAGTTCCGGGACGTCATCGTGAGCTCGCGCGGGATCAGCGCCGCCGACATGGCCCACCACAATCCGGCTCTCGTCGGCGGAGACATCACCATGGGCGGGGTGACGATGGCGTCCATGATCGCCCGACCCACCCCCCGCTGGGATCCGTACCGTCTGGGTGCGACGAGCTGGTACCTGTGCTCTGCGGCCACTCCGCCGGGGCCGGGGGTGCACGGGATGAACGGCTGGCACGCCGCGCGCCGGGTGCTGCGCCACGAGTTCGGCCTGCGCGGGACGCCGGATCTGTCCCCGGGCTCCTGAGAGATCCTGGCCGCGCCCGCAGTTCTCTGACATCTGTCCGGGCGACTGACCGGTCACATCCGCTCCCAGGGGATTGCCGAGCACCGGGAAGGTGGCGCAGGATCGATCACCGTGAATGACTCAGACCCCTCTGATCCGGTGGCCACCGACGTGGTCGGCACGGACGAGCACAATCCCTCGGGCCGGACCTTCATGGGCCAGCCGGGGCCGTTGGCGAATCTGTTCAGCGTCGAGCTGTGGGAGCGGTTCAGCTTCTACGGGATGCAGGGCATCCTCGCGATCTACATGTACTTCAAGACCACCCAGGGTGGTCTGGGGATCGATCCGACGGTCGCCGCGAGCATCGTCGGCGCCTACGGCGGCTCGGTCTACGTCTTCTGCATCCTGGGCGCGCTGGTCTCGGACCGGCTGCTGGGCCCGGAGCGGACCCTGTTCGCCAGCGCCGTGATGATCATGCTGGGCCACATCTCGCTGGCCCTGCTGCCCGGCGTACCCGGGCTGGTCACCGGCCTGCTGCTGGTGGGCATCGGCTCCGGCGGGCTGAAGGCGACCGCCGCCACCCTGGTCGGCTCGCTCTACGACCTCCACGACACGCGGCGCGACGCCGGCTTCTCCATCTACTACATGGGCGTGAACATCGGCGGCCTGCTGGGCCCGCTGATCACCGGGTTCGCGCAGAAGGAATGGGGCTTCCACCTCGGCTTCGGCCTGGCCGCGATCGGCATGGCGATCGGCCTGGCCCAGTACCTGCTCACCCGACACAATCTGCCGACGACGGTGCACACCGTGCCGGATCCGCTGCCGCGCGCCCAGCGCCCGCTGTGGGCGGGCATCGCCGTGGTGGTCGTGCTGGTGGTGCTCATCCTCGTCCTCAGCGGCGTGATCACCCCCGACAACCTCGCGAACATCATGGTGGGCCTGTCGCTGGTCGGGGCCATCGCCCTGTTCGCCTTCCTGCTGAGATCTCGCAAGATCAGCGCCGACGAGCGCTCCCGCGTGGTCGCGTTCATCCCGCTGTTCATCGGCACCACGGCGTTCTTCGCCCTGTTCCAGCAGCAGTTCACGGTGATCACGCTGTACTCGGACAACCGCCTGGACCGTGCGCTGCAGCTGCCCTTCCTGGGCGAGTGGGAGATGCCGATCCCGTGGGTGCAGTCCTTCAACCCGTTCTTCATCATCGTGCTGGCCCCGCTGTTCGCGGCGCTGTGGACGAAGCTCGGCACCCGTCAGCCCGGCACCCCGGTGAAGTTCGCGATCGGCATCATGCTGATGGGCTCGGCCTTCCTGCTGTTCCTGCCGATGGTGCCGGTGGCCTCGGTGCCGGTCCTGTGGGTCGCGATGATCATGCTGGTGGCCACGCTCGGCGAGCTGTCGCTTTCGCCGGTGGGGCTGTCGCTGGCGACCAAGCTGGCTCCCGCGGCGTTCCCGGTGATGATGATGGCGCTGTACAACCTGTCGGTCGCGCTGGGCACCTCGCTGTCCGGCTCGCTGGCGCAGTTCTATTCTGCCGAGACCGAGGGCACCTACTTCGGCGTGCTCGGCGCGGTGACCATCGTGATCGGGCTGATCATGCTGGCGGTCGCCAAGCCCGTCGGAAAGGGCATGCGCGGCATCCGCTGACGCGCCCGGCCGCCGGAGCGACCGTCCGCGACCTCCAGGAGCCGCACCACCGTCACGGTGGGGCGGCTCCTGCGCTGCGTCGGGGCGGCTCGCGAGCTCAGGGACGCCCGGTGACGAACGCCCGGATCACCGCGGGATCGAGCTTCGGCCGGCGGTCCGCGTCGGCCAGGCCGTTGGCCTCCTGGAGCGTGTCGGTGAGCTGGGTGTAGCAGTGCCCGGCCAGGACGGGGGTCCCGTTCAGCGCTGCGAACAGGCCGGAGACCTTCTCCGCGAACTCCTCGGCGGTGGTCACGGTCGCGTACCCCCAGGTGCCCTCGGCGGCGTAGGCGACGCCGCCGAACTCGGTGATCATCACCGGGGCGCCGTCGGCGAGAGCGACGGCGGCGTCGTCGATGGGTCGGCGCCCCTGGGGGCCGCGGCCGGCGAGCACCTCCCCCACCGCGGCCTCGTCGGTGTAGCGGCGCGCGAGCACGTCGGCGTCGGTGGTGTAGTCGTGCAGGGCGAGGATGTCCCCGCCGGTGATCTCGTAGCCGTCGTTGGCGACCACGGGCCGGCTCGGGTCCAGGGCCCGGGTGAGCGCGGTGAGCGCGATCGTGAGGTCCTTCTGCGGGGCGTGGTCGGCGAGATCGCGCACGCCCCAGGACTCGTTCATCGGCACCCAGGTGACGACCGACGGATGGGCGCGCACCTGTTCGACGATCTCGGTCCACTCCGCCGTGATCGCGGCGACGGCACGGGGGGAATAGGTGTAGGCGTTCGCGGTCTCGCCCCAGATCAGCAGGCCGAGCTTGTCGGCCCAGAACAGGAAGCGGGGGTCCTCGACCTTCTGGTGGATGCGGGCGGCGGTGAAGCCGAGCTCCTTGATCAGCTCGACCTCCTGGCGGTACGCCGCGAGGCTCGGGGCGGTGAGCTGGGAGGTGGGCCAATAGCCCTGTTCGAGCACGGAGCGCACGAAGTACGGCTCCCCGTTGAGCAGGAATCTGCCCCGGTCGATGCCGGTGGTGCGCAGACCGAGGTAGCTCGCCGCCGTGTCGACGACCACGCCGCCCACGAGCACCTCGAGGGTGACGTCGATCAGCGCAGGGTGCTCGGGGCGCCACAGCAGTCGATCGCGGTCCTGGGTGTTGCGGACGGCGGGCACGTCGACCGTGGTCTCGACCCGCGGATCGTGGGCGGCGACCTCCACCGCGCCGAGCGACTCCTCCCCCGCCGCGAGGGCGATCCGCACCGTGGTGCCGGGTTCGGGGCGCTGCGCCAGGCGCAGGCTCACGTCGACCCGGGCGCGCGGCATGTCGACGTCCCACTGGAAGCTCGTCAGGTGCTGCTCGGGGACGGTCTCCAGCCAGACGCTGCGCCAGATGCCGGTGGAGCGGTGATACCAGATGCCATGGGGCTGCTCGCGCCAGTCCTGCTTGCCGCGCGGCAGCTCGACGTCGTGGGGGTCGTCGAACGCGCGGACCACCACCACGTGCTCCTCCCCCGCGTCCAGCAGATCCGTGAGATCGCAGGTGAAGGCGGTCTGGCCGCCGACGTGATGGCCGGCCAGTTGCCCGTCGACCCACACATGGGCCTCATGGTCGACGGCGCCGAGGTGCAGCAGGCTCCGCCGCCCCGGCGTCGGGACCGCGGTGATCGTGCGGCGGTACCACACGATGGGGTGGAAGCCGGTGTCGTGGATCCCGGAGGCCTCGGACTCCGGCACGAAGGGCACCGTGATCGTGCGGTCGAAGTGTTCGGAGCGGTCCGGCTCGTACCAGCGCTCGGTCAGCCCCGCGTCGGCGTCGTCGTGGGCGAAGCCCCAGTCTCCGTCGAGCGAGGTCCAATCCTCGCGCATCATCGTGGGACGGGGGTGGGTGCCGTCGTGCGTGCTGGCGCGCAGCGTCATCGGGTCGCTCCTGGGCGGTCGGTGAAGAGGTGAGCAGGCGGGCAGGACGTCCTGCCGTGCTCGTCCAGCCCAGCCTGCCACGTTCGTGTGCTCACGTGGGAATCTGCCCACGGACAGCCGATTCGGTGACCACAGGGCTTGCGCCGGTCACCGGGTGGAGCGGCGATGATCATGCGCTCGTGAGCACCACCAGCTCCGCCGTCGCCCGGGTCATCGCCACGTAGCGGGCCGCCGCGCCCGGCAGTCCTTCGCCGAAGTCCCCGGGATCCACCAGCACCACGAGATCGAACTCGAGCCCTTTGGCCAGCCGTGGGGTGAGCGCCGCGACACGGGTGGTCGAGGCGAGGGTGGGGTGCCCGATCACGCCGGCCGTCCCCTCCGCGTGCTCGGCGAGCCAGGTCTCGAGGATCTCCTCGAGCTGCTGGGTGCGACCATGGCGGACGGGCAGGCCGGACTCCCGGATGGAGGTGGGCACGTTCGCGTCCGGCAGCTCGGCGCGGATCACCGGCGCCGCCTGCTCCATGATCTCCCGCGGGGTGCGGTAGTTGATCGACAGCTCCGTGAGCTCCATCCGGTCCAGGCCGATCCGACCG encodes the following:
- a CDS encoding glycoside hydrolase family 2 protein; protein product: MTLRASTHDGTHPRPTMMREDWTSLDGDWGFAHDDADAGLTERWYEPDRSEHFDRTITVPFVPESEASGIHDTGFHPIVWYRRTITAVPTPGRRSLLHLGAVDHEAHVWVDGQLAGHHVGGQTAFTCDLTDLLDAGEEHVVVVRAFDDPHDVELPRGKQDWREQPHGIWYHRSTGIWRSVWLETVPEQHLTSFQWDVDMPRARVDVSLRLAQRPEPGTTVRIALAAGEESLGAVEVAAHDPRVETTVDVPAVRNTQDRDRLLWRPEHPALIDVTLEVLVGGVVVDTAASYLGLRTTGIDRGRFLLNGEPYFVRSVLEQGYWPTSQLTAPSLAAYRQEVELIKELGFTAARIHQKVEDPRFLFWADKLGLLIWGETANAYTYSPRAVAAITAEWTEIVEQVRAHPSVVTWVPMNESWGVRDLADHAPQKDLTIALTALTRALDPSRPVVANDGYEITGGDILALHDYTTDADVLARRYTDEAAVGEVLAGRGPQGRRPIDDAAVALADGAPVMITEFGGVAYAAEGTWGYATVTTAEEFAEKVSGLFAALNGTPVLAGHCYTQLTDTLQEANGLADADRRPKLDPAVIRAFVTGRP
- a CDS encoding phytoene desaturase family protein; this translates as MSAHPSPALDAVVVGSGPNGLAAAVTLARAGLRIQVLESQDTIGGGARTLDLGLADGIVHDLCSAVHPLALASPFFEAFDLGARGVDLIAPEASYAQPLDDEPAAIAWHDADRTAEGLGADGPTWRATLGTLARHQDLVAELALGDKRSIPRALLTTPHTLAIAPLFGALVGLQGSPAWDLPLRTERARALLGGVAAHAIGRIPSLGLAATSALLGTIAHGAGWPIPVGGSQSIIDALTADLRAHGGEIVTGHRVRTWRDVPPARAVLLDTTAGAAADILANRLPRSLESALRGFGHGDAAAKVDFVLSGPVPWRDAEVGRAGTQHLGGTRAQMAAAEAEVAAGRLPDHPVTLVSDPSVADPSRRGGELRPLWSYAHVPAGDPSDPTELVTRQIERFAPEFRDVIVSSRGISAADMAHHNPALVGGDITMGGVTMASMIARPTPRWDPYRLGATSWYLCSAATPPGPGVHGMNGWHAARRVLRHEFGLRGTPDLSPGS
- a CDS encoding peptide MFS transporter, which gives rise to MGQPGPLANLFSVELWERFSFYGMQGILAIYMYFKTTQGGLGIDPTVAASIVGAYGGSVYVFCILGALVSDRLLGPERTLFASAVMIMLGHISLALLPGVPGLVTGLLLVGIGSGGLKATAATLVGSLYDLHDTRRDAGFSIYYMGVNIGGLLGPLITGFAQKEWGFHLGFGLAAIGMAIGLAQYLLTRHNLPTTVHTVPDPLPRAQRPLWAGIAVVVVLVVLILVLSGVITPDNLANIMVGLSLVGAIALFAFLLRSRKISADERSRVVAFIPLFIGTTAFFALFQQQFTVITLYSDNRLDRALQLPFLGEWEMPIPWVQSFNPFFIIVLAPLFAALWTKLGTRQPGTPVKFAIGIMLMGSAFLLFLPMVPVASVPVLWVAMIMLVATLGELSLSPVGLSLATKLAPAAFPVMMMALYNLSVALGTSLSGSLAQFYSAETEGTYFGVLGAVTIVIGLIMLAVAKPVGKGMRGIR